Proteins from a genomic interval of Rosa chinensis cultivar Old Blush chromosome 2, RchiOBHm-V2, whole genome shotgun sequence:
- the LOC112187958 gene encoding peptide deformylase 1A, chloroplastic/mitochondrial, whose protein sequence is METIHRSTLRLLPISLSALCLTRPTAPESKRIRLPISIPGILNPKPAFLTSRKSYSSAPSPVAKAGWFLGLGEKKNKSLSLPDIVKAGDPVLHEPARDVELGDIGSERIQKIIDDMVKVMRKAPGVGLAAPQIGLPLRIIVLEDTKEYISYAPKDEIKVQQRRPFDLLVIINPKLQKKSNRTAVFFEGCLSVDGFRAVVERYLDVEVSGFDRSGQPIKINASGWQARILQHECDHLEGTIYVDKMLPRTFRTVENLDLPLAEGCPKLGSC, encoded by the exons ATGGAAACCATCCACCGATCCACACTTCGTCTCCTTCCCATATCTCTCTCTGCACTATGCCTTACACGACCAACCGCCCCGGAATCCAAAAGAATCCGACTACCCATTTCTATCCCCGGCATTCTAAACCCGAAACCGGCCTTCTTAACGAGCCGCAAAAGTTACAGCTCAGCTCCTTCTCCAGTTGCCAAAGCTGGTTGGTTTCTGGGCCTCggagagaagaagaacaagagccTGAGCCTGCCCGATATAGTCAAAGCTGGAGACCCGGTTTTGCACGAGCCGGCCCGAGATGTTGAGCTCGGGGATATTGGGTCGGAGAGGATTCAGAAGATAATTGATGATATGGTGAAGGTGATGAGGAAGGCTCCTGGGGTTGGTCTTGCTGCTCCACAGATTGGACTTCCCTTAAGG ATAATAGTCTTGGAAGATACAAAGGAATATATTAGTTATGCACCCAAGGATGAGATTAAAGTTCAACAGAGACGGCCTTTCGATCTTTTG GTGATTATTAACCCAAAGCTTCAAAAGAAGAGCAACAGGACTGCCGTATTCTTTGAAGGCTGCTTAAG TGTTGATGGATTCAGAGCAGTGGTAGAAAGATATCTGGATGTCGAAGTTTCAGGTTTCGATCGTAGTGGCCAGCCCATCAAAATAAATGCTTCAGGTTGGCAGGCTCGTATTTTGCAACATGAGTGTGATCATTTGGAAGGAACTATATATGTTGATAAGATGCTCCCTAGAACATTTAGAACAGTTGAAAACTTGGACTTGCCTCTTGCTGAGGGGTGTCCAAAGCTTGGAAGTTGCTAG
- the LOC112188210 gene encoding probable polygalacturonase At1g80170 isoform X1: protein MKTLRFCSSSSSSSSTCLILLLHIFSLFLSSNTTPTTDREKFDSLLRLPQSGSTRTRHRSKRVLFVGDFGAKGDGITDDSQAFKNAWEVACSIPTRTRILIPSGRTYLIHPVDIAGPCRSKVTLMISGTIIAPINPDAWIGLNRRKWLYFHGVNHLTIEGGGTVDGMGQEWWARSCKINSTNPCRHAPTAITFHRCKNLKVKNIMIVNSQKMHMAFTNCMRVLASHLQVIAPATSPNTDGIHISVSKGVEVKDSIIRTGDDCISIVSNSSRIRIVNIVCGPGHGISIGSLGKSNSWSHVRDVAVDAAFLSNTENGVRIKTWQGGSGFASNIAFRNVVMDNVSNPIIIDQYYCDSQLPCLNQTLAVKVENISFIHIKGTSATDEAIRFACSDDSPCEGLYLEDIQLLPSNGEITRSFCWAAQGSSLGSVDPPACFSDSEEFIKQKVLIHPVSLEYGGKAIL, encoded by the exons ATGAAAACCCTTCGATTCtgctcatcttcttcttcttcttcttccacttgTCTCATTCTTCTCCTTCAtatattctctctctttctgagcTCAAATACTACTCCTACTACTGATAGAGAGAAATTTGACTCTCTCTTACGGCTCCCCCAATCCGGGTCTACCAGAACCCGACATAGATCCAAGAGGGTTCTCTTTGTTGGCGATTTTGGTGCCAAAGGAGATGGCATCACTGATGATTCTCAG GCTTTCAAAAATGCTTGGGAGGTTGCTTGTTCTATTCCCACACGGACAAGAATTCTAATTCCCTCCGGAAGGACTTACCTTATCCATCCTGTTGATATTGCTGGACCGTGTCGATCAAAGGTGACTTTAATG ATCTCTGGTACCATCATTGCTCCCATCAATCCTGATGCTTGGATTGGTTTAAATCGACGCAAGTGGCTTTATTTCCATGGGGTGAACCATCTCACCATTGAAGGGGGAGGAACAGTCGATGGTATGGGACAGGAATGGTGGGCTCGTTCTTGTAAGATCAACTCAACAAAT CCATGTCGACATGCTCCAACG GCCATTACATTCCATAGGTGCAAGAATTTGAAGGTAAAAAATATTATGATTGTCAATAGTCAAAAAATGCACATGGCATTCACCAACTGTATGCGGGTATTAGCATCCCATCTCCAAGTTATTGCACCTGCCACTAGTCCCAATACTGATGGAATCCACATTAGTGTGTCAAAGGGTGTTGAGGTCAAGGATAGCATAATAAGAACAG GGGATGACTGCATTTCTATAGTTAGCAATTCTTCACGCATCCGGATCGTGAATATTGTCTGCGGCCCTGGTCATGGCATAAG CATCGGAAGCTTGGGAAAATCAAACTCTTGGTCACATGTGCGTGATGTAGCGGTTGATGCAGCATTCCTCTCTAACACTGAGAATGGAGTGAGGATCAAAACATGGCAG GGAGGTAGTGGTTTTGCCTCTAACATTGCATTTCGGAATGTGGTCATGGACAACGTATCAAATCCAATTATAATTGATCAATATTATTGTGACTCCCAGTTGCCATGTTTAAATCAG ACTTTGGCGGTCAAAGTTGAGAATATATCCTTTATACACATTAAAGGGACTTCTGCTACAGACGAAGCAATACGATTTGCATGCAGTGATGATTCTCCATGTGAAGGTTTATATTTAGAAGATATTCAACTTCTACCATCCAATGGTGAAATAACAAGATCATTTTGTTGGGCAGCTCAAGGCTCAAGTTTGGGTTCAGTTGACCCACCTGCATGCTTTTCCGATAGTGAAGAATTCATTAAACAAAAAGTCCTCATACACCCTGTAAGTTTGGAATATGGAGGAAAGGCAATCCTATAG
- the LOC112188210 gene encoding probable polygalacturonase At1g80170 isoform X2 has translation MKTLRFCSSSSSSSSTCLILLLHIFSLFLSSNTTPTTDREKFDSLLRLPQSGSTRTRHRSKRVLFVGDFGAKGDGITDDSQAFKNAWEVACSIPTRTRILIPSGRTYLIHPVDIAGPCRSKVTLMISGTIIAPINPDAWIGLNRRKWLYFHGVNHLTIEGGGTVDGMGQEWWARSSMSTCSNGDDCISIVSNSSRIRIVNIVCGPGHGISIGSLGKSNSWSHVRDVAVDAAFLSNTENGVRIKTWQGGSGFASNIAFRNVVMDNVSNPIIIDQYYCDSQLPCLNQTLAVKVENISFIHIKGTSATDEAIRFACSDDSPCEGLYLEDIQLLPSNGEITRSFCWAAQGSSLGSVDPPACFSDSEEFIKQKVLIHPVSLEYGGKAIL, from the exons ATGAAAACCCTTCGATTCtgctcatcttcttcttcttcttcttccacttgTCTCATTCTTCTCCTTCAtatattctctctctttctgagcTCAAATACTACTCCTACTACTGATAGAGAGAAATTTGACTCTCTCTTACGGCTCCCCCAATCCGGGTCTACCAGAACCCGACATAGATCCAAGAGGGTTCTCTTTGTTGGCGATTTTGGTGCCAAAGGAGATGGCATCACTGATGATTCTCAG GCTTTCAAAAATGCTTGGGAGGTTGCTTGTTCTATTCCCACACGGACAAGAATTCTAATTCCCTCCGGAAGGACTTACCTTATCCATCCTGTTGATATTGCTGGACCGTGTCGATCAAAGGTGACTTTAATG ATCTCTGGTACCATCATTGCTCCCATCAATCCTGATGCTTGGATTGGTTTAAATCGACGCAAGTGGCTTTATTTCCATGGGGTGAACCATCTCACCATTGAAGGGGGAGGAACAGTCGATGGTATGGGACAGGAATGGTGGGCTCGTTCTT CCATGTCGACATGCTCCAACG GGGATGACTGCATTTCTATAGTTAGCAATTCTTCACGCATCCGGATCGTGAATATTGTCTGCGGCCCTGGTCATGGCATAAG CATCGGAAGCTTGGGAAAATCAAACTCTTGGTCACATGTGCGTGATGTAGCGGTTGATGCAGCATTCCTCTCTAACACTGAGAATGGAGTGAGGATCAAAACATGGCAG GGAGGTAGTGGTTTTGCCTCTAACATTGCATTTCGGAATGTGGTCATGGACAACGTATCAAATCCAATTATAATTGATCAATATTATTGTGACTCCCAGTTGCCATGTTTAAATCAG ACTTTGGCGGTCAAAGTTGAGAATATATCCTTTATACACATTAAAGGGACTTCTGCTACAGACGAAGCAATACGATTTGCATGCAGTGATGATTCTCCATGTGAAGGTTTATATTTAGAAGATATTCAACTTCTACCATCCAATGGTGAAATAACAAGATCATTTTGTTGGGCAGCTCAAGGCTCAAGTTTGGGTTCAGTTGACCCACCTGCATGCTTTTCCGATAGTGAAGAATTCATTAAACAAAAAGTCCTCATACACCCTGTAAGTTTGGAATATGGAGGAAAGGCAATCCTATAG